One stretch of Phycisphaerae bacterium DNA includes these proteins:
- a CDS encoding efflux RND transporter permease subunit, whose amino-acid sequence MLKRLIQFSVQNPTLVIIMAVLALGLAAYEVPQMAVDVFPELNAPTVTIITESPGYAADEVEQYITFPIESSVNGLPGVRRVRSGSAIGLSIVWVEFNWGVDIYRARYLVSERLSLAEERLPPEVHTEITPVTSITGEIMLISLSSPDGSVGPLELRAYGEFDLRNRLLSVPGVSQVVAIGGELPEYQINVDQDRLRLYGLTIKDVVEAASQSHSTAGGGYLLNVGGLEIPLRQTGRVRGVSDIQSTIIRYAEGVPITIGRVAEVKLAPALKRGTASDAGSPAVVLSIQKAPGTNTLALTQAVDAALDSVEAGLPAGVSLNRHIFRQSDFINLSLHNVLEVARDAAIIVAIVLGLFLLNVRATIITLTAIPLAVAMALLVLWGWGESINVMTMGGLAVAIGVVVDDGIIFVENILRRLRQRESVSVKAQGERGATIYDACAELLNSVLFATLIIVIVFVPMLFLRGLEGRFFQPLGTTYMLSIGASLLVALTVTPALAKVLLRGKLSDVERESFMTRWAKAMYRPTLRFVVRFRKVTVGAALGLTALSVWLASTFGSSFLPEFNEGTFTVFLMAPPGTSLEESDRLAQGVEQRLSQIEGVRSVVRRTGRAERDEHAEPVSNSEIEVTVAAGYEKSDVRLHIDEILSAVPGITTTIGQPIEHRLSHIMSGTPAAIAINVYGEDLRVLRKIARAIQEAIEPLPGTRDVAANREIMITSLPVQYRHDELARWGLTPVDAAEQVRDAIFGETVAVVNQGVKVYDIVVRLAPEHRERIQQVKDLMLRGRNGALVRLSEVADIGIEKASNLISRENAQRKAVISCNVAEGFNLGDLVAQVQDRVNPIVAEHGYSVSFGGQFEAQQSASRTLYVMGAIVSVIVLLLLNMSFGSTKAALLVMVNLPLALIGGIVAIFVTESDNLVGNTVALFGFAGRYEAPVISIASMVGFITLFGIAVRNGILLVNHYAYLIKEEGKPIAEAIMQGSQERLVPILMTALTAVLGLVPIAWAAGEPGSEILAPMAVVVLGGLVSSTLLNLVVVPAGYALVFRAPELESTGSSR is encoded by the coding sequence GTGCTGAAGCGACTAATACAGTTTTCCGTGCAGAACCCCACTCTCGTGATCATCATGGCCGTGCTCGCGCTGGGACTTGCGGCCTACGAAGTTCCGCAGATGGCCGTTGATGTATTTCCGGAGTTGAATGCCCCGACGGTCACGATCATCACGGAGTCACCTGGCTACGCGGCGGACGAGGTTGAGCAGTACATCACGTTTCCGATCGAGAGTTCTGTAAACGGGCTCCCCGGCGTACGACGGGTTCGCAGCGGCAGTGCGATCGGTTTGTCGATCGTGTGGGTCGAGTTCAACTGGGGCGTGGACATCTACCGCGCCCGGTATCTCGTTTCAGAACGCCTGAGCCTGGCCGAGGAACGGTTGCCTCCCGAAGTACACACCGAGATCACACCGGTTACCAGCATTACCGGGGAAATCATGCTGATTTCGCTCAGCTCGCCGGATGGCAGCGTGGGGCCATTGGAGTTGAGGGCATATGGTGAATTCGATCTGCGAAATCGTCTCCTGAGTGTTCCGGGCGTATCCCAGGTGGTGGCTATTGGCGGGGAACTTCCCGAATATCAAATCAACGTCGATCAAGACCGATTGCGTCTCTACGGGCTTACGATCAAGGACGTTGTCGAGGCGGCATCGCAGTCGCACAGCACGGCCGGTGGCGGTTATCTCCTGAATGTCGGCGGCCTGGAGATTCCGCTCCGCCAAACGGGCCGGGTGCGCGGGGTATCCGACATTCAATCAACGATCATACGCTACGCGGAGGGAGTGCCGATCACGATCGGGCGGGTAGCGGAGGTCAAGCTCGCGCCGGCCTTGAAGCGCGGCACGGCCTCGGACGCGGGATCTCCCGCGGTAGTGCTCAGCATTCAGAAGGCCCCCGGAACCAATACGCTGGCCTTGACCCAGGCCGTCGATGCAGCGCTCGATTCGGTCGAAGCGGGACTTCCTGCGGGCGTATCCTTGAATCGCCATATCTTCCGGCAGAGTGATTTCATCAACCTATCGCTCCACAACGTGCTCGAAGTGGCGCGCGACGCGGCAATCATCGTGGCGATCGTGCTTGGGTTATTCCTGTTGAATGTACGCGCCACGATCATCACGCTGACAGCCATTCCCCTGGCGGTCGCGATGGCTTTGCTTGTACTGTGGGGCTGGGGCGAGTCCATCAACGTGATGACGATGGGTGGACTTGCGGTGGCCATCGGCGTCGTCGTCGACGACGGCATCATCTTTGTCGAGAACATCCTTCGCCGCCTGCGTCAGAGAGAATCGGTGTCGGTCAAGGCACAAGGGGAGCGCGGCGCCACCATATACGACGCTTGCGCCGAGCTGCTCAATTCGGTCCTTTTTGCCACGCTGATCATCGTGATCGTTTTTGTACCGATGCTCTTCCTGAGAGGACTCGAAGGGCGGTTCTTTCAGCCACTGGGTACGACGTACATGCTCTCGATCGGTGCGTCGCTGCTCGTGGCCCTGACCGTGACGCCGGCCCTGGCCAAAGTGCTTCTGCGCGGAAAGCTGAGCGACGTCGAGCGTGAGTCCTTCATGACCCGATGGGCAAAGGCCATGTATCGGCCGACCCTCCGTTTTGTTGTTCGATTCCGGAAAGTCACCGTCGGGGCCGCACTCGGTCTTACCGCTTTGAGCGTGTGGCTGGCATCCACCTTCGGGTCGAGTTTTCTGCCTGAGTTCAACGAGGGCACGTTTACCGTGTTTCTCATGGCGCCGCCCGGCACTTCCCTTGAAGAAAGTGACCGTCTCGCGCAGGGCGTGGAGCAGCGGCTTTCGCAGATCGAGGGCGTTCGTTCGGTTGTGCGCCGTACCGGAAGGGCGGAGCGGGATGAGCACGCGGAACCAGTCAGCAACAGCGAAATTGAAGTGACCGTGGCGGCCGGTTACGAGAAATCTGACGTGCGCCTTCATATCGACGAGATCCTGTCGGCGGTACCCGGGATCACAACGACCATTGGCCAGCCGATTGAGCACAGGCTATCGCACATCATGTCGGGCACGCCGGCGGCCATTGCGATCAATGTCTATGGCGAAGACCTGCGCGTGCTGCGGAAGATTGCCCGGGCAATTCAGGAAGCCATCGAGCCGTTGCCGGGAACGCGGGATGTTGCGGCCAACCGGGAGATCATGATTACATCGCTTCCGGTCCAGTACCGCCACGACGAATTGGCTCGATGGGGCCTGACACCCGTTGACGCCGCCGAGCAGGTACGGGATGCGATCTTCGGCGAGACCGTGGCCGTGGTGAATCAAGGCGTGAAGGTATACGACATCGTCGTACGGTTGGCGCCTGAGCACCGCGAGCGGATCCAGCAGGTGAAGGACCTGATGCTCCGCGGACGCAACGGCGCGCTGGTTCGCCTGAGTGAAGTGGCGGACATCGGGATTGAGAAAGCGTCCAATCTGATTTCTCGGGAGAACGCCCAGCGAAAGGCCGTGATATCCTGCAACGTGGCCGAGGGCTTTAATCTGGGTGACCTCGTCGCGCAGGTGCAGGATCGCGTCAACCCGATCGTGGCGGAGCACGGATACTCCGTTTCATTCGGCGGACAGTTTGAAGCCCAGCAGTCGGCTTCTCGAACGCTGTACGTTATGGGCGCGATCGTTTCCGTGATCGTGCTGTTACTGCTGAACATGTCGTTTGGTTCCACCAAAGCAGCCTTGCTCGTAATGGTCAATCTTCCCCTCGCGCTGATTGGCGGGATCGTGGCGATTTTCGTTACTGAGTCGGACAATCTCGTGGGAAACACTGTTGCCTTGTTCGGCTTTGCAGGCCGCTATGAGGCGCCCGTAATCTCCATCGCGAGTATGGTCGGATTTATCACCCTGTTCGGCATTGCCGTACGAAACGGGATCCTGCTCGTCAATCATTACGCCTACTTGATCAAGGAGGAAGGCAAGCCGATTGCGGAAGCCATCATGCAGGGCTCTCAGGAGCGCCTGGTGCCGATCCTCATGACTGCCCTGACGGCCGTTCTGGGGTTGGTGCCCATTGCGTGGGCGGCAGGCGAGCCGGGCAGCGAGATTCTGGCGCCGATGGCGGTTGTCGTGCTTGGTGGATTGGTAAGCTCGACGCTACTCAATCTCGTGGTCGTCCCGGCAGGCTATGCATTGGTCTTCCGCGCACCTGAACTGGAGAGCACTGGGTCGAGCCGTTGA
- a CDS encoding efflux RND transporter periplasmic adaptor subunit → MNWWKHRRGNWAWLALLAATAFAPLAGCGKSDTHRESGDEQHGDHTPGSTDNRIDIPATVRQNLGITFVTVERRPVRSTVRLPGQFELRPEARHEYHIMLPGRIDLHVRQYEHVEKGQVLFRLDSPEWKKLQSDLVSARNAMRRSHAELAVAEARLAEIEKAVEFDERRLGNLAEAQVRQVELESALADKRNRLPRVRAELEAARTEFDAAHAHYDVMLSTAASLAGLAKDLLDPHVNEHGHLKPGEPPWRSIDRLTIRAEAPGIVDRLAVTNQGWAETGDLVLDTIDPTALRFHGDALQTDITLFSKGQSARIVPPPGGSIDLQSTIDGTIEIGFQADSEQRTIPIFVVPEKLPRWAKPGVTAYLEVFTNGKEGQVLAIPEAAVVRDGLERVFFLRDRSDSGKVIRTVADLGDSDQRWVEVRSGVMLGDEVVLGGVYPLMLASSSSGEMQEGGHFHADGTFHESDDH, encoded by the coding sequence ATGAATTGGTGGAAGCACCGCAGAGGCAATTGGGCTTGGCTCGCGTTGCTGGCTGCGACGGCATTCGCGCCTTTGGCCGGTTGCGGAAAGTCCGATACGCACCGGGAATCCGGAGATGAGCAGCACGGTGACCATACGCCGGGGAGCACGGACAATCGAATCGATATTCCGGCTACTGTACGCCAGAACCTGGGCATTACGTTCGTAACGGTGGAACGGCGCCCGGTGCGCAGCACGGTGCGCCTGCCCGGGCAATTCGAATTGCGGCCGGAGGCGCGGCATGAATACCACATCATGCTGCCAGGGCGGATCGATCTCCATGTCCGACAGTATGAACACGTGGAGAAGGGACAAGTCCTGTTCAGGCTGGATTCCCCGGAATGGAAGAAGCTCCAAAGCGACCTCGTTTCGGCTCGAAACGCGATGCGGCGGAGCCACGCGGAACTGGCCGTTGCCGAAGCCAGGCTCGCGGAAATCGAGAAGGCTGTCGAGTTCGATGAGCGACGGCTGGGCAATCTGGCGGAGGCCCAGGTTCGCCAGGTCGAGCTGGAGTCAGCGTTGGCGGACAAGCGGAACCGGCTGCCCAGGGTCCGCGCAGAATTGGAGGCCGCCCGCACGGAATTCGACGCGGCTCACGCTCACTACGACGTCATGCTGAGCACGGCCGCCTCTCTTGCGGGCTTGGCGAAGGATTTGCTGGATCCCCACGTCAATGAGCACGGCCACCTCAAGCCCGGTGAGCCGCCCTGGCGGTCGATCGACCGTCTGACAATCCGCGCCGAGGCGCCGGGAATCGTCGACCGTCTGGCCGTGACAAACCAGGGGTGGGCGGAAACGGGTGATCTCGTGCTGGACACGATCGACCCGACCGCGCTTCGATTTCATGGTGACGCGCTCCAGACGGACATCACGCTGTTCTCGAAGGGGCAATCCGCTCGAATCGTTCCCCCCCCGGGCGGAAGCATTGACCTTCAGAGCACGATCGATGGAACCATCGAGATCGGCTTTCAAGCCGATTCAGAACAGCGGACCATCCCGATCTTTGTCGTGCCGGAGAAGCTGCCCCGCTGGGCCAAGCCCGGAGTGACCGCATACCTTGAAGTCTTCACGAACGGCAAAGAGGGTCAGGTTCTGGCAATCCCGGAGGCGGCGGTCGTGCGCGACGGACTTGAAAGGGTCTTCTTTCTGCGCGACCGAAGTGATTCCGGCAAAGTCATCCGAACCGTGGCCGATCTCGGCGACAGCGACCAGCGCTGGGTGGAAGTTCGCAGCGGCGTGATGCTGGGTGATGAAGTCGTACTGGGCGGCGTGTATCCGCTGATGCTTGCAAGCTCGAGCTCTGGCGAAATGCAGGAAGGCGGACATTTTCACGCCGACGGCACGTTTCACGAAAGTGACGACCACTAA
- a CDS encoding TolC family protein, translated as MALSPAFIEDVRAGSSLRLAFCRLTLNLPLEDHAMGWRCVSIGAIVLVFSVGCRSYQRRPLELREYARQWSARPLDLKSIQSYAASLADPTAPGMFDSSDGLSLPEAEAVALHFNPQLRLARAVAGIPLASAREAGWWPDPQFEAEVLRFVNRGDRAGYKLSGPTIDGVNAGGLEATPIGLRRKEGNYIDDPWIVGAGLNITIPISGRVAAEKDLRWSQYSAAWRQILVKEWELRTELRGAWLTWSTSQERLAIAREYIGQLETIARMAGQLLAAGEMKPTESRLLQIELAHREADILAFEREEEQHRLALLALMGLAPESPVVLQPALTLNSPAPEAGNSTDELVKRHPRILSAEAEYESAERQLRLEIRRQYPDLDIGPSYSLEEGFTRFGLGFGLAIPLWNRNRQAVAEAFAAREAARVQAEAVVEAAVASLAEVEMRLKYASRYRASLLENVAPLVERQIEDGRTLLDLGEVDVLLLRDALIGSLETKLELLQARLAEELARNELNQMLRPQWFTLPQAEGEENK; from the coding sequence ATGGCGCTGAGCCCGGCGTTCATCGAGGACGTCCGCGCAGGCTCCAGCTTGCGGCTCGCTTTCTGTCGGTTGACCCTGAATCTGCCACTCGAGGACCACGCCATGGGATGGAGATGCGTCTCTATCGGCGCCATCGTATTGGTGTTCAGCGTCGGGTGCCGGTCGTACCAGCGCCGGCCGCTGGAACTGCGCGAATACGCTCGTCAATGGTCGGCGCGTCCTCTGGATCTGAAGTCGATCCAGAGCTACGCGGCATCACTCGCGGATCCGACGGCGCCAGGAATGTTCGACAGCAGTGACGGTCTTTCGCTTCCCGAGGCCGAGGCCGTCGCATTGCATTTCAATCCGCAACTTCGCCTGGCCCGGGCTGTGGCGGGGATTCCCCTCGCGAGTGCGAGAGAAGCGGGGTGGTGGCCCGATCCTCAGTTCGAGGCCGAAGTTCTCCGCTTCGTCAACCGAGGAGATCGAGCGGGGTACAAGCTCAGCGGTCCGACCATTGACGGCGTGAACGCCGGCGGGCTCGAGGCGACGCCCATCGGCCTGCGAAGGAAAGAAGGCAACTATATTGATGACCCTTGGATCGTGGGCGCCGGCCTGAACATCACCATCCCGATATCCGGACGGGTCGCGGCCGAGAAGGACCTTCGATGGTCGCAGTACAGCGCGGCGTGGCGGCAGATCCTCGTGAAAGAGTGGGAGCTGCGGACGGAGCTTCGCGGCGCCTGGCTCACGTGGTCTACGTCGCAAGAGCGGCTGGCCATCGCACGAGAGTACATCGGGCAACTTGAAACGATCGCCCGCATGGCAGGACAACTGCTCGCTGCGGGCGAGATGAAGCCAACCGAGAGCCGATTGCTCCAAATCGAACTGGCACATCGGGAGGCGGACATCCTCGCCTTCGAGCGAGAAGAAGAGCAACATCGACTGGCGTTGCTAGCGCTGATGGGACTTGCTCCCGAATCACCCGTCGTGCTTCAGCCCGCGCTTACCCTCAACAGCCCCGCTCCTGAAGCTGGCAATAGCACGGATGAACTCGTCAAGCGTCATCCAAGAATTCTCTCCGCAGAGGCAGAATACGAGTCGGCGGAAAGACAACTTCGGCTGGAGATTCGACGACAGTATCCGGATCTGGACATCGGGCCGAGCTATTCGCTGGAGGAGGGATTCACACGATTCGGATTGGGGTTTGGTCTGGCCATTCCATTGTGGAACCGGAATCGCCAGGCTGTCGCGGAAGCGTTTGCAGCCCGCGAAGCCGCGCGGGTGCAGGCTGAGGCGGTCGTCGAGGCGGCTGTTGCCTCGCTTGCGGAGGTCGAAATGCGCTTGAAGTATGCGTCACGGTATCGGGCGTCGCTTCTCGAGAACGTAGCACCTCTCGTTGAAAGGCAGATTGAGGACGGGCGCACATTGCTCGATCTGGGAGAAGTCGACGTCCTGTTACTCCGGGACGCATTGATCGGATCGCTCGAAACCAAGCTGGAGTTGCTCCAAGCGAGGTTGGCAGAGGAACTTGCCAGGAATGAACTCAACCAAATGCTCAGGCCGCAGTGGTTCACGCTCCCGCAAGCGGAGGGAGAGGAGAACAAGTGA